A genome region from Populus alba chromosome 3, ASM523922v2, whole genome shotgun sequence includes the following:
- the LOC118034680 gene encoding rab GTPase-activating protein 22 isoform X2: MLMQQKPLMRALRRSHAPFSSSSSTSNSSSSSSSSSSSWIYLRSFLLVVASSSLSSSSSSSPASTNRGSLKSPWSRRRRKHALLPKQWKSLFMPDGKLCDGGVKFLKKARSGGVDPSIRPEVWPFLLGIYDVSSSKEERDCIQDEKRKEYENLRKQCRRHLRCNDRSFKAKQAVGISSAEVSGDSSQVMDFPGLEDVNSTRMTPSAEQGNLSAEDSDFPDEAPQGSESILEGGDDRSVVTYEDGMAGDMESTDSNSSEEPEIAESFLATEFTGENDFDLPSQETSSPFETKSRLNLQKDEDFATWQRIMRVDAVRANGEWIMYSPSQAAVSEMKARRLAESVGLQDYDHLEPSRIFHAARLVTILEAYALYDPEIGYCQGMSDLLSPIIAVMEEDFLAFWCFVGFMKKARHNFRLDEVGIRRQLGLVSKIIKCKDSHLYKHLEKLQAEDCFFVYRMVVVLFRRELDLDQTLCLWEVMWADQAAIRAGIAQSAWGRMRLRAPPSDDLLLYAIAACVLQRRKLIIEKYSSMDEIMRECNSMAGQLDVWKLLDDAHDLVVNLHDKI, from the exons ATGTTGATGCAACAGAAACCGTTAATGAGAGCCTTAAGGCGAAGCCATGCTCCTTTTTCCTCATCTTCTTCGACGTCAAACTCCTCctcatcgtcatcgtcatcgtcatcatcGTGGAtatatttgagatcatttttatTAGTAGTTGCCTCCTCTTCGTTGTCCTCATCATCTTCCTCCTCACCAGCTTCTACTAATCG GGGTAGTCTTAAATCGCCTTGGTCGCGTAGGAGAAGAAAACATGCGCTTTTACCAAAGCAATGGAAAAGTTTATTTATGCCTGATGGGAAATTGTGTGATGGCGGTGTCAAGTTTCTGAAGAAAGCCCGAAGTGGG GGTGTTGATCCAAGTATTAGACCAGAGGTTTGGCCATTTCTCCTTGGAAT CTATGATGTGAGCAGTTCCAAGGAAGAAAGAGATTGCATTCAAGATGAGAAAAG AAAAGAATATGAGAATCTACGGAAACAGTGCCGAAGACATCTCAGATGCAATGATAGGAGTTTTAAGGCCAAGCAAGCTGTTGGAATCAGCAGCGCTGAGGTTAGCGGAGACTCGAGTCAAGTTATGGATTTTCCTGGATTAGAAGATGTTAACAGTACCAGGATGACACCTTCTGCTGAGCAAGGCAACTTATCTGCTGAGGATTCAGATTTCCCTGATGAAGCTCCTCAGGGCTCTGAATCAATATTGGAAGGAGGTGATGATAGGAGTGTGGTCACCTATGAAGATGGCATGGCTGGAGACATGGAGTCAACTGATTCCAATTCCTCTGAAGAACCTGAAATTGCAGAATCTTTTCTTGCAACTGAATTTACAGgtgaaaatgattttgatttgcCTTCTCAGGAGACTTCCTCACCCTTTGAGACAAAGAGCAGGTTGAACTTGCAGAAAGATGAGGATTTTGCCACATGGCAGAGAATCATGCGTGTTGATGCAGTGCGGGCAAATGGTGAATGGATAATGTACTCTCCATCTCAGGCAGCAGTATCAGAGATGAAGGCACGGCGATTGGCTGAGAGTGTAGGTTTGCAGGACTATGATCACTTGGAGCCAAGCAGGATCTTTCATGCTGCTCGCCTCGTCACTATCCTTGAGGCATATGCACTTTATGATCCTGAGATTGGTTACTGTCAAGGAATGAGTGATTTACTCTCACCCATTATTGCAGTGATGGAGGAGGATTTTTTAGCCTTCTGGTGTTTTGTGGGCTTCATGAAGAAAGCTCGGCACAATTTCCGTCTCGATGAAGTGGGAATCCGGAGGCAACTGGGTCTTGTTTCTAAGATAATCAAGTGCAAGGATAGCCATCTCTACAAGCACCTGGAGAAGCTTCAAGCAGAAGACTGCTTCTTTGTGTACAGAATGGTGGTGGTTCTTTTCAGAAGGGAGTTAGACCTTGATCAAACACTCTGCCTCTGGGAGGTGATGTGGGCTGACCAGGCAGCAATTCGGGCAGGGATTGCCCAGTCTGCCTGGGGGAGGATGAGGCTGAGGGCCCCTCCTAGTGATGATTTGCTGCTTTATGCAATAGCAGCTTGTGTGCTGCAGAGGAGGAAACTGATCATTGAGAAGTACAGCAGTATGGATGAGATCATGAGAGAATGCAATAGCATGGCCGGTCAGTTGGATGTATGGAAGCTTCTCGATGATGCACATGACTTGGTGGTCAACCTGCACGACAAGATTTAA
- the LOC118034661 gene encoding protein HLB1 isoform X1 → MTPEEPELKNGFEPKPATEQKQDPELETMAAPESKPAPEPEPAPATIHVTSADPEVEEPNETEIQSNESEKPESNEQNASRPAELQQNRTFTMRELLTELKTEEGDDAASTPLSQQSTQQQQQQNNAAMELIDSVTSTDEEGRSRQRVLTFAARRYASALERNPDDYDALYNWALVLQESADNVSLDSTSPSKDDLLEEACKKYDEATRLCPTLNDAFYNWAIAISDRAKMRGRTKEAEELWKQATKNYEKAVQLNWNSPQALNNWGLALQELSAIVPAREKQTIVRTAISKFRAAIQLQFDFHRAIYNLGTVLYGLAEDTLRTGGTPNAKDVSPNELYSQSAIYIAAAHALKPNYSVYSSALRLVRSMLPLPYLKVGYLTAPQAGKPIAPHNDWKRSEFVLNHEGLQQVSKSEQKQVRRSLSGRPSDVSNSDKKAIKVEVPDIVSVSACADLTLPPGAGLCIDTIHGPLFLVADSWESLDGWLDAIRLVYTIYARGKSEVLAELHHRAGLVHKD, encoded by the exons ATGACTCCCGAAGAACCCGAATTGAAAAATGGATTCGAACCTAAACCCGCAACTGAACAAAAACAAGATCCGGAGCTAGAGACAATGGCAGCACCGGAATCAAAGCCAGCACCGGAACCAGAGCCAGCACCAGCAACAATTCACGTCACGAGCGCAGATCCTGAGGTAGAGGAGCCAAATGAAACCGAGATCCAATCAAACGAATCAGAGAAACCTGAATCGAACGAGCAAAATGCGAGTCGTCCTGCTGAGCTACAACAGAACAGAACATTCACGATGAGAGAATTGCTCACTGAATTAAAAACCGAAGAAGGCGACGATGCGGCAAGCACTCCTCTCAG TCAACAGAGcacacagcagcagcagcagcaaaatAATGCGGCAATGGAATTGATTGATAGTGTTACCAGTACTGATGAGGAAGGTCGGTCGCGTCAACGTGTTCTCACATTTGCTGCCAGGAG GTATGCGAGTGCTTTAGAGAGAAATCCAGACGATTATGATGCGTTATATAATTGGGCATTGGTTCTTCAG GAAAGTGCAGATAATGTTAGTCTGGATTCTACTTCACCTTCTAAAGATGATTTGCTTGAGGAAGCTTGTAAAAAATATGATGAGGCTACACGTCTTTGCCCAACACTTAATGAT GCTTTTTACAATTGGGCTATAGCAATCTCTGATCGGGCCAAAATGCGTGGTCGTACAAAGGAGGCTGAGGAACTGTGGAAGCAG GCaacaaaaaactatgaaaaagcTGTCCAACTTAACTGGAACAGCCCCCAg GCACTCAATAATTGGGGACTTGCTCTACAG GAACTCAGTGCAATTGTTCCTGCTAGAGAAAAACAAACCATTGTGAGAACTGCAATTAGCAAG TTCCGTGCAGCAATTCAGTTGCAATTTGATTTTCATCGAGCAATCTACAACCTCGGAActgttttg TATGGGCTAGCCGAGGACACATTAAGAACTGGGGGAACACCCAATGCTAAAGATGTTTCCCCGAATGAGTTGTATAGCCAGTCTGCTATCTACATTGCAGCTGCTCATGCATTGAAACCAAATTACTCG GTATATAGTAGTGCATTGAGGCTTGTGCGTTCCATG TTACCTTTACCATATCTTAAAGTTGGATATCTAACTGCTCCGCAAGCAGGGAAACCAATTGCACCTCACAATGATTGGAAGAGATCagaatttgttttgaatcatgAAGGGCTTCAACAG GTTAGCAAATCAGAGCAAAAACAAGTTCGCCGGAGCCTCTCTGGCAGACCATCAGATGTATCGAATAGTGACAAAAAGGCTATCAAAGTTGAGGTTCCAGATATCGTTTCTGTATCAGCATGTGCTGATCTGACTTTGCCGCCTGGTGCAGGCCTCTGTATAGATACTATTCACGGGCCACTTTTCTTG GTTGCTGATTCATGGGAATCCCTGGATGGATGGCTTGATGCAATTCGTCTGGTGTACACAATCTATGCACGAGGCAAGAGTGAGGTCCTAGCAG AACTTCACCATCGTGCAGGATTAGTTCACAAAGATTAA
- the LOC118034661 gene encoding protein HLB1 isoform X2 — translation MTPEEPELKNGFEPKPATEQKQDPELETMAAPESKPAPEPEPAPATIHVTSADPEVEEPNETEIQSNESEKPESNEQNASRPAELQQNRTFTMRELLTELKTEEGDDAASTPLSQQSTQQQQQQNNAAMELIDSVTSTDEEGRSRQRVLTFAARRYASALERNPDDYDALYNWALVLQESADNVSLDSTSPSKDDLLEEACKKYDEATRLCPTLNDAFYNWAIAISDRAKMRGRTKEAEELWKQATKNYEKAVQLNWNSPQALNNWGLALQELSAIVPAREKQTIVRTAISKFRAAIQLQFDFHRAIYNLGTVLYGLAEDTLRTGGTPNAKDVSPNELYSQSAIYIAAAHALKPNYSVYSSALRLVRSMLPLPYLKVGYLTAPQAGKPIAPHNDWKRSEFVLNHEGLQQVSKSEQKQVRRSLSGRPSDVSNSDKKAIKVEVPDIVSVSACADLTLPPGAGLCIDTIHGPLFLVADSWESLDGWLDAIRLVYTIYARGKSEVLAGLVHKD, via the exons ATGACTCCCGAAGAACCCGAATTGAAAAATGGATTCGAACCTAAACCCGCAACTGAACAAAAACAAGATCCGGAGCTAGAGACAATGGCAGCACCGGAATCAAAGCCAGCACCGGAACCAGAGCCAGCACCAGCAACAATTCACGTCACGAGCGCAGATCCTGAGGTAGAGGAGCCAAATGAAACCGAGATCCAATCAAACGAATCAGAGAAACCTGAATCGAACGAGCAAAATGCGAGTCGTCCTGCTGAGCTACAACAGAACAGAACATTCACGATGAGAGAATTGCTCACTGAATTAAAAACCGAAGAAGGCGACGATGCGGCAAGCACTCCTCTCAG TCAACAGAGcacacagcagcagcagcagcaaaatAATGCGGCAATGGAATTGATTGATAGTGTTACCAGTACTGATGAGGAAGGTCGGTCGCGTCAACGTGTTCTCACATTTGCTGCCAGGAG GTATGCGAGTGCTTTAGAGAGAAATCCAGACGATTATGATGCGTTATATAATTGGGCATTGGTTCTTCAG GAAAGTGCAGATAATGTTAGTCTGGATTCTACTTCACCTTCTAAAGATGATTTGCTTGAGGAAGCTTGTAAAAAATATGATGAGGCTACACGTCTTTGCCCAACACTTAATGAT GCTTTTTACAATTGGGCTATAGCAATCTCTGATCGGGCCAAAATGCGTGGTCGTACAAAGGAGGCTGAGGAACTGTGGAAGCAG GCaacaaaaaactatgaaaaagcTGTCCAACTTAACTGGAACAGCCCCCAg GCACTCAATAATTGGGGACTTGCTCTACAG GAACTCAGTGCAATTGTTCCTGCTAGAGAAAAACAAACCATTGTGAGAACTGCAATTAGCAAG TTCCGTGCAGCAATTCAGTTGCAATTTGATTTTCATCGAGCAATCTACAACCTCGGAActgttttg TATGGGCTAGCCGAGGACACATTAAGAACTGGGGGAACACCCAATGCTAAAGATGTTTCCCCGAATGAGTTGTATAGCCAGTCTGCTATCTACATTGCAGCTGCTCATGCATTGAAACCAAATTACTCG GTATATAGTAGTGCATTGAGGCTTGTGCGTTCCATG TTACCTTTACCATATCTTAAAGTTGGATATCTAACTGCTCCGCAAGCAGGGAAACCAATTGCACCTCACAATGATTGGAAGAGATCagaatttgttttgaatcatgAAGGGCTTCAACAG GTTAGCAAATCAGAGCAAAAACAAGTTCGCCGGAGCCTCTCTGGCAGACCATCAGATGTATCGAATAGTGACAAAAAGGCTATCAAAGTTGAGGTTCCAGATATCGTTTCTGTATCAGCATGTGCTGATCTGACTTTGCCGCCTGGTGCAGGCCTCTGTATAGATACTATTCACGGGCCACTTTTCTTG GTTGCTGATTCATGGGAATCCCTGGATGGATGGCTTGATGCAATTCGTCTGGTGTACACAATCTATGCACGAGGCAAGAGTGAGGTCCTAGCAG GATTAGTTCACAAAGATTAA
- the LOC118034651 gene encoding uncharacterized protein, with protein MITLATTASISPSLKPPNLTSPPIKLEPSFFHHHCNTLIKRKKFNRGICRAALSDDTPFAVAISVCMLSSLLLPNTATKDEEEESDSGITTTDTRIAVMGIISFIPYFNWLSWVFAWLDTGKRRYAIYSLVYLAPYLRSNMSLSPEDSWLPIASIIFGIVHVQLEASIKNGDVQGFQLFSKAAKFLPLLPKKKDIILREHQKPLEEEREGEHMNLPSADKQSRNERRQRGVPRNHPENQAHSNGGWDDDNEQRKQ; from the exons ATGATCACACTGGCCACCACCGCTTCAATTTCTCCTTCCCTAAAACCTCCTAACTTAACTTCGCCACCCATCAAACTAGAACCCTCTTTTTTCCACCACCACTGTAATACCCTCATCaag aGGAAGAAGTTTAACAGGGGAATATGCAGGGCAGCGTTGTCAGACGACACCCCGTTTGCTGTTGCTATCAGTGTGTGTATGCTGAGCTCTTTGCTTTTACCAAACACAGCTACTaaggatgaggaggaggagagtgATTCGGGGATTACTACTACTGATACGAGAATTGCTGTTATGGGTATCATCAGTTTCATTCCTTACTTTAATTGGTTG agttgggTTTTTGCTTGGCTTGATACTGGGAAAAGGAGATATGCTATTTATTCTCTTGTGTACTTGGCCCCttatttgag ATCAAATATGTCTCTGTCTCCCGAGGATAGCTGGCTGCCTATTGCTAGCATTATTTTTGGAATTGTTCATGTTCAG CTAGAAGCAAGCATAAAAAATGGAGATGTTCAGGGATTTCAATTATTTAGCAAAGCAGCCAAGTTTCTTCCATTGCtgccaaaaaagaaagatatcaTTTTGAGGGAGCATCAGAAACCATTGGAGGAG GAGAGAGAAGGAGAACACATGAATCTGCCATCCGCAGACAAGCAATCAAGAAATGAGCGTCGGCAGAGAGGAGTCCCAAGAAACCACCCAGAAAATCAAGCGCACTCAAATGGAGGTTGGGATGATGATAATGAGCAGAGGAAACAATAG
- the LOC118034680 gene encoding rab GTPase-activating protein 22 isoform X1: MVLSNQKPGLLLPPSLKVISVISLLMLSSSSAGGGAFWKWIVFAEASTGNTGTGRNGWVVGGGLWGAATSSSNVGIAIAVTAMAGIALAATVVYSRRGSLKSPWSRRRRKHALLPKQWKSLFMPDGKLCDGGVKFLKKARSGGVDPSIRPEVWPFLLGIYDVSSSKEERDCIQDEKRKEYENLRKQCRRHLRCNDRSFKAKQAVGISSAEVSGDSSQVMDFPGLEDVNSTRMTPSAEQGNLSAEDSDFPDEAPQGSESILEGGDDRSVVTYEDGMAGDMESTDSNSSEEPEIAESFLATEFTGENDFDLPSQETSSPFETKSRLNLQKDEDFATWQRIMRVDAVRANGEWIMYSPSQAAVSEMKARRLAESVGLQDYDHLEPSRIFHAARLVTILEAYALYDPEIGYCQGMSDLLSPIIAVMEEDFLAFWCFVGFMKKARHNFRLDEVGIRRQLGLVSKIIKCKDSHLYKHLEKLQAEDCFFVYRMVVVLFRRELDLDQTLCLWEVMWADQAAIRAGIAQSAWGRMRLRAPPSDDLLLYAIAACVLQRRKLIIEKYSSMDEIMRECNSMAGQLDVWKLLDDAHDLVVNLHDKI; the protein is encoded by the exons ATGGTGTTATCGAATCAAAAGCCGGGACTCCTATTACCACCATCCCTTAAGGTCATCTCCGTCATTTCACTGTTGAtgctctcctcctcctccgccgGCGGCGGTGCTTTTTGGAAATGGATCGTGTTCGCCGAAGCTAGCACCGGAAACACTGGGACAGGGAGGAACGGTTGGGTCGTTGGTGGCGGTTTATGGGGCGCCGCTACGTCTTCTTCCAATGTTGGTATAGCCATCGCTGTCACGGCCATGGCCGGTATCGCCTTGGCCGCCACCGTCGTCTATTCTCGTAG GGGTAGTCTTAAATCGCCTTGGTCGCGTAGGAGAAGAAAACATGCGCTTTTACCAAAGCAATGGAAAAGTTTATTTATGCCTGATGGGAAATTGTGTGATGGCGGTGTCAAGTTTCTGAAGAAAGCCCGAAGTGGG GGTGTTGATCCAAGTATTAGACCAGAGGTTTGGCCATTTCTCCTTGGAAT CTATGATGTGAGCAGTTCCAAGGAAGAAAGAGATTGCATTCAAGATGAGAAAAG AAAAGAATATGAGAATCTACGGAAACAGTGCCGAAGACATCTCAGATGCAATGATAGGAGTTTTAAGGCCAAGCAAGCTGTTGGAATCAGCAGCGCTGAGGTTAGCGGAGACTCGAGTCAAGTTATGGATTTTCCTGGATTAGAAGATGTTAACAGTACCAGGATGACACCTTCTGCTGAGCAAGGCAACTTATCTGCTGAGGATTCAGATTTCCCTGATGAAGCTCCTCAGGGCTCTGAATCAATATTGGAAGGAGGTGATGATAGGAGTGTGGTCACCTATGAAGATGGCATGGCTGGAGACATGGAGTCAACTGATTCCAATTCCTCTGAAGAACCTGAAATTGCAGAATCTTTTCTTGCAACTGAATTTACAGgtgaaaatgattttgatttgcCTTCTCAGGAGACTTCCTCACCCTTTGAGACAAAGAGCAGGTTGAACTTGCAGAAAGATGAGGATTTTGCCACATGGCAGAGAATCATGCGTGTTGATGCAGTGCGGGCAAATGGTGAATGGATAATGTACTCTCCATCTCAGGCAGCAGTATCAGAGATGAAGGCACGGCGATTGGCTGAGAGTGTAGGTTTGCAGGACTATGATCACTTGGAGCCAAGCAGGATCTTTCATGCTGCTCGCCTCGTCACTATCCTTGAGGCATATGCACTTTATGATCCTGAGATTGGTTACTGTCAAGGAATGAGTGATTTACTCTCACCCATTATTGCAGTGATGGAGGAGGATTTTTTAGCCTTCTGGTGTTTTGTGGGCTTCATGAAGAAAGCTCGGCACAATTTCCGTCTCGATGAAGTGGGAATCCGGAGGCAACTGGGTCTTGTTTCTAAGATAATCAAGTGCAAGGATAGCCATCTCTACAAGCACCTGGAGAAGCTTCAAGCAGAAGACTGCTTCTTTGTGTACAGAATGGTGGTGGTTCTTTTCAGAAGGGAGTTAGACCTTGATCAAACACTCTGCCTCTGGGAGGTGATGTGGGCTGACCAGGCAGCAATTCGGGCAGGGATTGCCCAGTCTGCCTGGGGGAGGATGAGGCTGAGGGCCCCTCCTAGTGATGATTTGCTGCTTTATGCAATAGCAGCTTGTGTGCTGCAGAGGAGGAAACTGATCATTGAGAAGTACAGCAGTATGGATGAGATCATGAGAGAATGCAATAGCATGGCCGGTCAGTTGGATGTATGGAAGCTTCTCGATGATGCACATGACTTGGTGGTCAACCTGCACGACAAGATTTAA
- the LOC118034661 gene encoding protein HLB1 isoform X3, with product MTPEEPELKNGFEPKPATEQKQDPELETMAAPESKPAPEPEPAPATIHVTSADPEVEEPNETEIQSNESEKPESNEQNASRPAELQQNRTFTMRELLTELKTEEGDDAASTPLSQQSTQQQQQQNNAAMELIDSVTSTDEEGRSRQRVLTFAARRYASALERNPDDYDALYNWALVLQESADNVSLDSTSPSKDDLLEEACKKYDEATRLCPTLNDAFYNWAIAISDRAKMRGRTKEAEELWKQATKNYEKAVQLNWNSPQALNNWGLALQELSAIVPAREKQTIVRTAISKFRAAIQLQFDFHRAIYNLGTVLYGLAEDTLRTGGTPNAKDVSPNELYSQSAIYIAAAHALKPNYSVYSSALRLVRSMLPLPYLKVGYLTAPQAGKPIAPHNDWKRSEFVLNHEGLQQVSKSEQKQVRRSLSGRPSDVSNSDKKAIKVEVPDIVSVSACADLTLPPGAGLCIDTIHGPLFLVADSWESLDGWLDAIRLVYTIYARGKSEVLAGIVTS from the exons ATGACTCCCGAAGAACCCGAATTGAAAAATGGATTCGAACCTAAACCCGCAACTGAACAAAAACAAGATCCGGAGCTAGAGACAATGGCAGCACCGGAATCAAAGCCAGCACCGGAACCAGAGCCAGCACCAGCAACAATTCACGTCACGAGCGCAGATCCTGAGGTAGAGGAGCCAAATGAAACCGAGATCCAATCAAACGAATCAGAGAAACCTGAATCGAACGAGCAAAATGCGAGTCGTCCTGCTGAGCTACAACAGAACAGAACATTCACGATGAGAGAATTGCTCACTGAATTAAAAACCGAAGAAGGCGACGATGCGGCAAGCACTCCTCTCAG TCAACAGAGcacacagcagcagcagcagcaaaatAATGCGGCAATGGAATTGATTGATAGTGTTACCAGTACTGATGAGGAAGGTCGGTCGCGTCAACGTGTTCTCACATTTGCTGCCAGGAG GTATGCGAGTGCTTTAGAGAGAAATCCAGACGATTATGATGCGTTATATAATTGGGCATTGGTTCTTCAG GAAAGTGCAGATAATGTTAGTCTGGATTCTACTTCACCTTCTAAAGATGATTTGCTTGAGGAAGCTTGTAAAAAATATGATGAGGCTACACGTCTTTGCCCAACACTTAATGAT GCTTTTTACAATTGGGCTATAGCAATCTCTGATCGGGCCAAAATGCGTGGTCGTACAAAGGAGGCTGAGGAACTGTGGAAGCAG GCaacaaaaaactatgaaaaagcTGTCCAACTTAACTGGAACAGCCCCCAg GCACTCAATAATTGGGGACTTGCTCTACAG GAACTCAGTGCAATTGTTCCTGCTAGAGAAAAACAAACCATTGTGAGAACTGCAATTAGCAAG TTCCGTGCAGCAATTCAGTTGCAATTTGATTTTCATCGAGCAATCTACAACCTCGGAActgttttg TATGGGCTAGCCGAGGACACATTAAGAACTGGGGGAACACCCAATGCTAAAGATGTTTCCCCGAATGAGTTGTATAGCCAGTCTGCTATCTACATTGCAGCTGCTCATGCATTGAAACCAAATTACTCG GTATATAGTAGTGCATTGAGGCTTGTGCGTTCCATG TTACCTTTACCATATCTTAAAGTTGGATATCTAACTGCTCCGCAAGCAGGGAAACCAATTGCACCTCACAATGATTGGAAGAGATCagaatttgttttgaatcatgAAGGGCTTCAACAG GTTAGCAAATCAGAGCAAAAACAAGTTCGCCGGAGCCTCTCTGGCAGACCATCAGATGTATCGAATAGTGACAAAAAGGCTATCAAAGTTGAGGTTCCAGATATCGTTTCTGTATCAGCATGTGCTGATCTGACTTTGCCGCCTGGTGCAGGCCTCTGTATAGATACTATTCACGGGCCACTTTTCTTG GTTGCTGATTCATGGGAATCCCTGGATGGATGGCTTGATGCAATTCGTCTGGTGTACACAATCTATGCACGAGGCAAGAGTGAGGTCCTAGCAGGTATCGTAACAAGCTGA